TAGCATCACTACAAAGCCGTAGCTATTATTTTGATTATTAAAAATTAAACTATGCATGAGCTTCGCCACCAAGTTCCTTTAAAAGCCAGTTCAACTGATTCCTAGCATTTGAAATAATCTCGTCAAAAATAACAACCTCAGTATTAGGCTCTCGATTATAGTGAGGCGGGAGGTCTTGACCTCTTTTTCCTCCCACTAGTAAAATCTTCATTTCTGCACTCGTATAGGGTACAAAATCATTTCTATAAGCAGTAGCTTGTTGATAGTCTTTGTATCTTAAGCTATGGCTTGGTCGTTTGAATTCTATCAAAAGATATTCATTTGCAAAATTAGAGCTCATCAAAAGATCAGGACGCTTACTTTCTCTTTGTCCCGAATATTTTTTATTTAAATAACTTTCAACCTGGCGCTTAAGCGTTTTATTACTACTAAATATCGAATACTTAACACCAAAAACCCATAAGCACTTTTCAAGTGCTGAGTGAACCACATTTTCCTCCGTATCATCTTTATTACAAAGCTCCTCAAACCGATCAAGGAACTCCAATCTAGTCTTTGCCTGCTCAGCTACGATAGCAAGCTCTGCCAATCCAAATTCGGACAATGCTTCGGCTAGCTTAGCTATATCAGAATGTTCAGCTTCATGGATATAGTCTAATATAGCGCGATAATCTGTTCGTTCAAGAGCATCTAACAAGACCTCGACCATTGGCTCTACTTTTGCTTCTGGCTCTCCGTAGTACCTTCCCAAGATTGACTTTATAGCCTTATCCGCGTATTGCCTCTTATACTCTGGTAGATGTGCAAGTCTTTCATTAATTCTCTTCTTCAATCTTGCTTGTGCAAGCCCCATTTCGCGGCCATATTCCTCTTTGACTTTGGCTTTAATTATCGGTCGCACATACTCTGCAACCTCATGATAAAGTTCGCTATTTTCGACCAGCGCTCCCCAATCAGAAGTAACGTGATCAAACAATCCATCAACTTCTACTTCTCCATATATTTTTTCTAATAATTTTGGAGGAAAATCTTCTTCTTTGTCTAACCCGAAAAAGTCAGGTCTACCTACTACTTTACCGCCAACTCTTATAGATATTCCCGGTTGTTTCAGTTTCCCTTTTTGATTAGAAACCGTGAATTGCAGGGTCACTGCACCAACAGACGGGAGCTTTTCATGATATTCATTATATATCCCTTGTATGTCATCAATACCCAATATTTTGCCGTTAACGTTAATAACAAACCCTTCCTCTCGACCATACTCTTGAAGCAATAATTGTCGAATTTTTTCTGGACTCGGAAATACCAGCCCATGAATCAAGTCTGATAGTGTAATTTTGGTACCCTGCATCTCTGAGTCACAGTCTTTAACAAAAAGATTTATTGGCAACTCTTCTATATCAGTTGCATTTTCAAAATCTTTAATTGATATTGAAAACTCACATATTCTTCCTCTCGACCATGTCTCTAACTGCATTGAATTTGCAATCATTAACCCCGCGAATTTACCTATACCTTTCTTGCCTTTTACTTTTCGCCTCTTTAACGCTGTAATATTGCCTCGTCTTTTTCTGCGATCACTAGCAATAATTAGATATTCTTTTAAGAGTTCTGTTTCTGTCATTCCAGAACCATTGTCATATATAATAATAGGACTATCTGTCATAGGTTCCGGTAAAAAAATATTAACTGATGACGCATCCGCATCCCAAGCATTATCGACTAATTCTTTAAGAGCCCTCTCAGTCGAACGATAATTTTCTGAGAGGAGCTTGGCTAGCCTTGTATCAACTTGAAATGCTATTTCTTTCATAATTAACTCCATTATTTTAAATCATATTACGCATACTACTTATTATGGAATATTTGCTACAGAGCCAAAGTCTTTACGGTTAATTTCCCAATAGTCGAGCAAGCAGCCAATTACCCCGCGAAGTTCAATTGAAGACTCATAATGGCTTCTAAAACTTCGACTCATTGCGACATTTTCTAGCTCTTTTGCCACTGAAAAAATCACCTTCCCAACTTCACTTTTCGAAAAATATTCGCCGATAACATTTGTTGGCAAAGATTCAAAATCAGCAATTACCTTTGCACGTACCAGTGAAGATACAGCTTTACCTTCTGGAGCAAACTGTTCTACAAGAGATAGCGACGTAGACAACATTTTTGTAACGCCATTTCTACCCATAGAACCATATGTAAACCCTTCGACCAGCTTATTCATCCTTTCATCATGATCCAAAAATGAAAGTTCTTTTAGAATAAAATCCACACCTACAGAAAACAATGATAAAGAATAGTAGAAGCACCTTAATGCGACTTCTCGCTGGCTAGGCTTAGTCAATACCTGTTCAGCAAAAAATCTTGAAACTTCCATCCATTGATTACATGCATCAAAACCAATACCTTTAGCTAATAAGCCTTTTGATTTAATAATTTGGCCTTTCCAATCACCATCCAATTTACCTAAACTATAACCATCAATTAGCTCCAAAAATTCTTCATCAGCAAGCCTGGTTTTTAAGAACCGATCTGACTTTGATAATTTGGAAACAAAAACCCCATCCAATACTAAAACATCTAAATCATGACCAAATTCTTTAACTTCGCTTCGCTTATCTGTCGTTGCCACTACAACATTGTTCGCATTTACGGCTTTCGCCAAACCTTTAGCCCAGAAAATCCTTTCAATGGCTTGTGGAGTTTTTTTATTTTTCACATCAACTATGGTAATGTTTCTTGCTAGAGAAGATTCACGGCTATATAGCCATAAATCTATATCGGTAACATCAAAACCTTTATATTCAAAGGGAACACCTCGAGCAACATAGTAACCTGATTGCAGAAAATAACTTCTTAGTTGCTCTTCCATTTCAAAACCTTTGGGATTTTTTTTGACCGTCAAAATCCACCTCCTGTTCTCAAGGAATTTATCATGTCATTAGTTTCAAATGGACTTCTTTGTATTTGTTCTCGCCTAATTATCTCCCTATTAACTTCTGGCCCTCTGAACTTGGTAATTGCAGCTCCAGGAAGAGAAGCAATTGACTGCTCACTTACGTCACCTTGTCTTATTGCCTGCAAAGCTAACTCTCCCACCGACGTCCCCCCCTGATTGAGTAGCGCTACACTTTAGAGTCCGATCCTATGCGTAAGGAGATTGGACATGAAGAAGCGTTTCAGCGAAGAACAGATCATTGGTTTCCTGGGCGAAGCCGAAGCGGGACTGCCCATCAAGGAGCTGTGCCGTCGGCACGGTTTCTCAGAAGCCAGCTATTATCTTTGGCGCAGCAAGTTCGGCGGAATGAGCGTACCGGACGCCAAGCGACTCAAAGAACTCGAAACCGAAAATACGCGATTAAAGAAGCTACTCGCCGAATCGCTACTGGAGATGGAGGTCACTCGCGAGGCGCTGAGAAAAAAGTGGTGAGCGCGCCTGCACGCCGCGAGATGGTGCGCTTCATGGTCTCGCGTGGCCTGAGTGAGCGCCGTGCGCTCTGTGTCATCTGTATGAGTGCCAGCGCGTTGCGCTATCAAGCGGCCCCTGATCGCAATGAGGCACTGCGTGAACGCATTGTTAGCTTGGCCCATCGGCATCGTCGTTATGGCGCTGGCATGATCTATCTGAAGCTGCGTCAAGCCGGTGAACGGGTCAATCATAAGCGCGTCGAGCGCCTCTATGCCGCGGCTCGATTGCAGATAAAACGGCGCAAGCGCAAGAAGGTTCCCATGTCTGAGCGTAAGCCACTGAGCCGCCCTAATGCTGCCAATCAGGTCTGGTCAATGGATTTTGTGTTTGACCGTACAGCGGAAGGCCGCGTCATTAAGAACCTCACCGTTGTCGACGACGCTACGCATGAAGCCGTGGCTATCGTGCCTGAACGTGCCATTGGTGGTCTGTTTTTAACACGGATGCTGGATCATCTGGCTTTACAACGCGGCCTACCTAGCGCCATTCGTACGGACAATGGAAAGGAATTCTGTGGGCGGGCCATGCTGTTATGGGCGCATCTACGTGGCGTTGCACTGTTTTTAATCGAACCTGGACAACCCAATCAAAACGCCTACATCGAATCGTTTAACGGGCGTTTTCGGGATGAATGTCTCAACGAGCACTGGTTCACCAGCCTACATCACGCCAGGGTCGTCATCGAGGCGTGGCGACGGGAATACAACGAGGAGCGGCCGAAGAAAGGACTTGGAGGGTTAACGCCTTCCGCCTATGCAGAGCAACTGGCGTTAAAAAACGATAAAGTAACTTCAGACTCTAAACCCGGATGCTACTGAGAATGGGGTGACGTCGCCACTTCTTTCTTTAAAAGTCTCATCAGTGGGCCACTACGACCACCTTTTGAACCATTCCTTATCGAGACTACACCTTTCAATTCTAATATCTTGTAATCTTGCCCAATAGCGCTCACGGGCCCGACCTCTCTTCCTTCAATTAGAGCCCCTAACAGTCTATCTATCATACTTATCTGACCTCTCACATACGTACTTTTGGTCATACCATAAGTTAATGAGGCTACAAATGCTTTAGCCAAATCAAATGCATCATCAACCATAGAACTACTATATTTTGAGAATGCTGATGGTAAAGTAAGATAACCGACTTCCTCTTGATTATTACTTACGATATTAATATCAAAAAAACCGATTGAGTTTACTTTTTTAAAAAGTGGCTCACCTAAAATTTTAACTGCATCTACATATGAAACACATGCTTTTTGTTTGAGTAGTAAAGTTAATTCTTGAAGGGATACTTGTTCGCTTGGACGTAGAGAGTCTAAAACAAGCTTAGTTTTAACTGCTGAGTCTCTTCTAAAAAGATTACCATTAAAAAGTAATTTTTCATTTTTTCCAATAGCCTCGGCATCAACAAATCCAATAGATTCAGAGTCATAAAACAACTGCAGAATTTCATTTTTAGCAAGTTTGTAATCATCTGACAACTGTTTTTCCAGCTCTGAACTTTTCACAGGTTTTACAGACGCAAACTCTGCTAATTCCAAAGCAGAAATTTCAATACTTTTGGGAACAAGAGATTCGAATATATTAGACGTATGCTGTAATGCTGATGAGGTTGTTATACCAAGAACACCAATACCTGATGGAGCAATATCAACCAATTCTTGCTCTTTTAAAACCTCAAGTAGTCTTGGAAGCTCAAATCCTATATTAATGTTAGAAGCGCTAGCTAAAACCTCTAACTTTTCATTTGACAATGTACTTTGATTAGTCTCAGAAATAGCTGATAGCAGAATTCCTGCTTTCCCTGCAACAAAAGTGTTCTGATACTGACCCTGGTTCGTAACATTCTGTAACTTATTCGTATGGTGAATTAACCAAGCACCTTGTACTTTTTTATCCAAACAACACCTCCTTATCAAAAATTCTTTATAACGTTGCTATGTGTAAGGGCAAAAAAGTAGTGGTTTCTGAAACGGTGACTAAATCAACCCATACATCTTCACAGTAGATATAGTGTCTTGGCTGGTAGGCGAGTACGCGATACGCAAGTGCTTGTTTAGAGTTAGCGGACAGCTCGCCATCAATATGTACTTGCTGGCTAATGGGGTAAAGCTCAATGCGTGAGGCATTTTGCATGTAGATTGTCCCTGCGGCGTTTTTTTCGCTCTAATTATTTCAGATTAGCAGCTAAGTTCGTTGAAACCCATATTTGATTCATTAAACTTTAGGCTACGAGAATGACTTGAATCATGCTCATACCCCATTACCGCCCTGCTACTCCCCCTACGCTACTGCGGGACAGCACGGCTATGATCTGTACTTTTTGTAAATCACGATGGGCGAGATGCCATCATGAAATCACCCCGCAATAGCGAGGCGTAAAGGCTGCGAAGGAGTTGTCATGGGCTCTTCTAAACGAATGCAGTCTCCTGAAAACTAGCACGTGCAGTCACAGCAAGGTGCCATTCCTGTAACTGTGGATTCTCTTCTTTCCAGCTCACCTCAGGCAGCCTGAACGCTAGATAATCCAACGCCACCGCAATAGCAATTTCACCCAAATTGATAGTTGAGGGCTGCGGTGTTTCTCCAAGCTCACCTTTCAACTGATTCAACAACCTCTGAATGGCTCGCGAACGCCTCTGGCCCAGCTCGCTCTCGTCAATAGCGTTGCCATAATGCTTTCTGGCGATCACGGTCGTGAACGCGGCATCCATCAGGTTTTGGCCCAGCCCCGCCAGGTGCATCACTTCTGCCATATTGGCTGCTGGCAGCATTGGCGGGTTGGGGCTTACGCTATCCAGGTAAACGGCAATCAGCATGGATTCGCTAAGCGTGGCGCCCTCCTCCGTTACCAGCGCGGGAATACGCCCGGCGGGGTTGGCCTTTAAGAGTTCGGCATCGTCTGCCCAGGGGTCGCACCATTTGAGAGTGACGGTTTCTGCTAAGCCTTTTTCGAGTAACACGATGCGCGTCAGGCGCGCATAGGGTGATGTGGCGTTTAGGTAGAGTTCCATTATTGCCTACCTTGGTGTGTAAAGTGCTTTGTAGAATGCTGATCAGGTAAGTGGGCTTGGCGCTGCTGTACGCTACGGCTGAGTAGCACCAGCAAAAAACCTGCCGCTAGCATAACGCCGCTGATGGCAAACAGTGGCGCGTAGCTGCCCCAGGCGTCATAAAGCGCTGACATGCTATAACCCGCCACGGCTTGGGCCGCAGCAAAAGCAGCGGTTGCCTGCCCCCAGAGCTTCTTATGTGCAGCCGGGCCGACTAATTCGGCAAGGCGGCCAGAGGTGAGTGCGACAATGCCGGGGATCATCGCCCCCACCATGAAGGAGGAAACGGATTGGCTGAGCAGTGCGAGCGAAAATACTGGCAGCGAGACGGCGGCTGCTTTGACCACAAAGGCAGTCGCCAAGCCACGATGCCAGCCCACTCGCTGCGCTAAGGCCCCGGCCATTAGCGGACCACAGACGGCGCCCAAGCCGAAAATACCCCACTGCAAGGAAGCGGCGTGATTACCCAGTGCGTTTTCCCTGGCGAGATAATCCACCCAGAACACGGTATGGGGCACAAAGCCAATCGCATCCAGGGCGTATGCGCCAATAACCAGCAACACCACTAGCTTTATTCCTGCATAGCCCTTCTGGCTATTGGCCGTTGGGCTAGCCCTCAAAGGGGTGGCTAAGGGCGTCACGCCTTGTCGTAAAAAAGCGTCGCTTACCAGGCCCGCTGCGATACACAGTAGCCCCAGCGTGGCCCAAGTAGCCGTTAGGCTTAACTCAAGAAGTACGGGTACGATGGAGGCCGAAAGCAGTGCACCTAGGCCAATGCCGGTAAACACCATGGCCCCCACACTGGCTCGCCTCTCAGGCGGTGTCGCCGCCAGCGCCAGCGAAGGGCCAACTACCATCAAGATGGCCCCGGCAATACCGGAGACTAATCGCCATAAGAAGAACCAGAAGAAACTACCCGCCCCAGCGCAGAGTATAAAGCTGAGCGCGATAGCTGCGAAGCTTGCGCCGATGACTAAGCGGGAAGAAAAACGCTCGCTCAGAGCGTGGGCGCAGAGCGCGCCGATAAAGTAACCCAGCAGGTTAGCGGCCCCGAGGTAGGCGCCTTGGCTGGCGGTGAACCAGCCTTCCTGAATAATCGCCGGCAATAAAGGTGTGTAGGCAAAACGCGCAATGCCAATTCCCGCCAAGGTTGCCATTACCCCTATCATCAGGGGGGGCCAGTCTTTTCTGTTGATCATGTCGTGTCCTTAGCGTGCCGCCATTTGGGCAAAGTCGTCAGCTCGTTTGTGTAGGTACAGACTACCCGCGCAAGCGCATTTTCTAAAAACGATTATAATTGATCGCCACTATCTTATTTTGAGATAGTCATAGCGTGACGATTATCGACCGGGAGGTAGGCCATGCAACTTAAATCGCTGCGGCTGTTTATGGCAGTGGCCGAAACAGGCAGCTTCGTCGCGGCGGCTAATCAGCTGCACACGGTGCAATCTAACGTGACCGCCCACATCAAAAAACTTGAGGAGGAGTTAGGCGTACAGCTTATTCAGCGTGCGGGGCGAGTGCGGCCTACGAATGCGGGCTTGGCGCTAGTGGAGTACGCCGAGCGCATACTAGCGGCCCACGATGAAGCGGTGTCGCTATTCAAAGGCCAGGAGAAGGCCTGTGGCCGGCTGCGGATAGGCGCCATGGAGACCACGACCGCCCTGCGCCTGCCGCCGATACTGGCGGCTTACCACGCCGCGCAGCCTGACGTTGATATCCAGCTAAAGACCGGGCCAACGGCAGAATTGGTCGAGCTGTTGCTAAACGGGCAGGTGGACTGTGTGTTTGTGGCCGGGCGGCTTGAGCATAGTCGCTATCACTTGCTCAAAGCGTTCAGCGAGCAGCTTGTGCTGGTCGGCTCAACGCCGATGTCGACGATGCCCTCTTCACAACAGCTGCTGACCTCTGCCTTTATGGCATTTCGTCAGGGGTGTAGCTACCGCCAGCGTATCGAGCTATTGCTGGCCTCCCATGGCGTTAATGCGGGGCGGATATTTGAGTTCGGGTCATTGGACGCGATGCTTGGCTGTGTCGCGGCGGGAATGGGTTATACGGTGCTGCCCCGTGGGACAGTTGAAGCCCACCAACACCGGTTCGCAATTCACACCCTGAAGCTGCCCGCGTCCATCGCTAATGTCGATACCTATTTTGTCGCCCCCGAACCGGAGACCTGGACACCCGCCCTGGCAAGCTTCGCTGAAACGGTACGTGACGCGGTGGTAGATGAGCCTCAGCTTACTGCGTCTTGAGAGGGGTGCTGTCCATGTCATGCCTCCTGTCGTCGCGAAGGTACTATGGTGGCTCAACTCAGGGGGGTGAATTCTATACCCAACGACGAAGAGCCAATAAAAAAGCTAACTCAATAAGCCATATAAAAAATCTCGCAGCAGCTTCTTCTTTTTGTTTTTGAAGCTTGTTAGCGCAATTTTAGAATTTGATCAGTACTTTGCCGATGTGTTTGGCGGCAGCTTGGAAGCGGTAGGCTTCTGGGGCGTCGTCAAAGTCAAAGGTTTTGCTGATTAGGGCGGTGCTGTCGTTTGCTGCCAGTGCGTTGATGTAGTCGACGAACATGGCGCGGCTGCCGTTGGCGATGCCTTTGATGGTGATGTTTTTGAGGATAAAGGCGATGTAGTTAGGAATCGGCGAGTTCTGCCCTGGGGAGACGCCGATGATAACGATGCGACCATTAACCGCCGCTGCTTCAACAGAGTGGCCTAGGGTGTCTTGCCCGCCGGTTTCGACGATGATGTCGGCGCCGTGGTTGTTGGTTTGCTTCATTAGTTCGGCAGGCCAATCTGGGTATTGCTTGTAGTTGATGGTGATGTCAGCACCCAGTTCACGGACAACGCTGAGTTTCTCGTCACTTGATGAGGTAATCGCCACGCGCGCACCGTGCATTTTCGCCACTTTTAGTGCGGCTAAAGACACGCCGCCCGTACCAAGGCAAAGCACGAGATCGCCCGCTTTTATTTTAGAGATTTCTACCAGTGCGTTCCAAGCGGTTAATCCGGCGGAGGCAAGCACGGCGGCATCTTGATCTGGAAGGCTTTCTGGAAGGCGAATCAATGAGGCGGCAGGGAGCAGAACTTTTTCTGCTAACCATCCATCGTGGGTGATGCCAATGTCGTGGGAGAAAATATTGGCACTGAACGGGCCTTCGCGCCAGTTAGCAAAGTGACCACACACCACGCGGTCGCCAACGCTGATCTCTGTTACGCCTTCGCCAACGGCAATCACATCGCCTACGCCTTCGCTGCCAGGCACGCGCTTTGGGTCTTGTAATGGGCCGTATGTGCCGACGAGTATTTGTATATCTCGACTGATCAGGCTGACTAACCGTGGCGCAATGATGGCTTCTCCAGGACCTGCGATCGGTTCTGGTCGTGTGGTGGCACTTAAGGTGTTGGTGC
This DNA window, taken from Vreelandella profundi, encodes the following:
- a CDS encoding ATP-binding protein, which encodes MKEIAFQVDTRLAKLLSENYRSTERALKELVDNAWDADASSVNIFLPEPMTDSPIIIYDNGSGMTETELLKEYLIIASDRRKRRGNITALKRRKVKGKKGIGKFAGLMIANSMQLETWSRGRICEFSISIKDFENATDIEELPINLFVKDCDSEMQGTKITLSDLIHGLVFPSPEKIRQLLLQEYGREEGFVINVNGKILGIDDIQGIYNEYHEKLPSVGAVTLQFTVSNQKGKLKQPGISIRVGGKVVGRPDFFGLDKEEDFPPKLLEKIYGEVEVDGLFDHVTSDWGALVENSELYHEVAEYVRPIIKAKVKEEYGREMGLAQARLKKRINERLAHLPEYKRQYADKAIKSILGRYYGEPEAKVEPMVEVLLDALERTDYRAILDYIHEAEHSDIAKLAEALSEFGLAELAIVAEQAKTRLEFLDRFEELCNKDDTEENVVHSALEKCLWVFGVKYSIFSSNKTLKRQVESYLNKKYSGQRESKRPDLLMSSNFANEYLLIEFKRPSHSLRYKDYQQATAYRNDFVPYTSAEMKILLVGGKRGQDLPPHYNREPNTEVVIFDEIISNARNQLNWLLKELGGEAHA
- a CDS encoding transposase, with translation MKKRFSEEQIIGFLGEAEAGLPIKELCRRHGFSEASYYLWRSKFGGMSVPDAKRLKELETENTRLKKLLAESLLEMEVTREALRKKW
- a CDS encoding IS3 family transposase, giving the protein MATGDGGHSRGAEKKVVSAPARREMVRFMVSRGLSERRALCVICMSASALRYQAAPDRNEALRERIVSLAHRHRRYGAGMIYLKLRQAGERVNHKRVERLYAAARLQIKRRKRKKVPMSERKPLSRPNAANQVWSMDFVFDRTAEGRVIKNLTVVDDATHEAVAIVPERAIGGLFLTRMLDHLALQRGLPSAIRTDNGKEFCGRAMLLWAHLRGVALFLIEPGQPNQNAYIESFNGRFRDECLNEHWFTSLHHARVVIEAWRREYNEERPKKGLGGLTPSAYAEQLALKNDKVTSDSKPGCY
- a CDS encoding glutathione S-transferase N-terminal domain-containing protein, which encodes MELYLNATSPYARLTRIVLLEKGLAETVTLKWCDPWADDAELLKANPAGRIPALVTEEGATLSESMLIAVYLDSVSPNPPMLPAANMAEVMHLAGLGQNLMDAAFTTVIARKHYGNAIDESELGQRRSRAIQRLLNQLKGELGETPQPSTINLGEIAIAVALDYLAFRLPEVSWKEENPQLQEWHLAVTARASFQETAFV
- a CDS encoding YbfB/YjiJ family MFS transporter, coding for MINRKDWPPLMIGVMATLAGIGIARFAYTPLLPAIIQEGWFTASQGAYLGAANLLGYFIGALCAHALSERFSSRLVIGASFAAIALSFILCAGAGSFFWFFLWRLVSGIAGAILMVVGPSLALAATPPERRASVGAMVFTGIGLGALLSASIVPVLLELSLTATWATLGLLCIAAGLVSDAFLRQGVTPLATPLRASPTANSQKGYAGIKLVVLLVIGAYALDAIGFVPHTVFWVDYLARENALGNHAASLQWGIFGLGAVCGPLMAGALAQRVGWHRGLATAFVVKAAAVSLPVFSLALLSQSVSSFMVGAMIPGIVALTSGRLAELVGPAAHKKLWGQATAAFAAAQAVAGYSMSALYDAWGSYAPLFAISGVMLAAGFLLVLLSRSVQQRQAHLPDQHSTKHFTHQGRQ
- a CDS encoding LysR family transcriptional regulator — protein: MQLKSLRLFMAVAETGSFVAAANQLHTVQSNVTAHIKKLEEELGVQLIQRAGRVRPTNAGLALVEYAERILAAHDEAVSLFKGQEKACGRLRIGAMETTTALRLPPILAAYHAAQPDVDIQLKTGPTAELVELLLNGQVDCVFVAGRLEHSRYHLLKAFSEQLVLVGSTPMSTMPSSQQLLTSAFMAFRQGCSYRQRIELLLASHGVNAGRIFEFGSLDAMLGCVAAGMGYTVLPRGTVEAHQHRFAIHTLKLPASIANVDTYFVAPEPETWTPALASFAETVRDAVVDEPQLTAS
- a CDS encoding zinc-dependent alcohol dehydrogenase family protein; translated protein: MKAFQIGEQHSTNTLSATTRPEPIAGPGEAIIAPRLVSLISRDIQILVGTYGPLQDPKRVPGSEGVGDVIAVGEGVTEISVGDRVVCGHFANWREGPFSANIFSHDIGITHDGWLAEKVLLPAASLIRLPESLPDQDAAVLASAGLTAWNALVEISKIKAGDLVLCLGTGGVSLAALKVAKMHGARVAITSSSDEKLSVVRELGADITINYKQYPDWPAELMKQTNNHGADIIVETGGQDTLGHSVEAAAVNGRIVIIGVSPGQNSPIPNYIAFILKNITIKGIANGSRAMFVDYINALAANDSTALISKTFDFDDAPEAYRFQAAAKHIGKVLIKF